A window from Populus trichocarpa isolate Nisqually-1 chromosome 3, P.trichocarpa_v4.1, whole genome shotgun sequence encodes these proteins:
- the LOC7478301 gene encoding uncharacterized protein LOC7478301 isoform X1 — protein sequence MSRSRLSRIGVGIVKELSREQCTALCRKSFIRRPYSACWRSQVELHPESKGHQGSIFQKHHQFSSTATSRDSADGSDPNEMISVTFVDKDGEEKDIKVPVGMSMLEAAQENDIELEGACEGSLACSTCHVIVTDMEYYNKLEDPTDEENDMLDLAFGLTETSRLGCQVIAKPELNGMRLALPAATRNFAVDGYVPKPH from the exons ATGTCAAGGTCTAGACTTTCAAGAATTGGAGTTGGGATAGTTAAAGAGCTTTCAAGAG AACAATGTACAGCCTTGTGTAGAAAATCATTTATACGAAGGCCTTATAGTGCATGTTGGCGATCTCAG GTCGAATTACACCCAGAATCTAAGGGGCACCAGGGTAGTATATTTCAAAAGCATCATCAGTTTTCTAGCACAGCTACCAGTAGAGATTCTGCAGATGGGAGTGACCCGAATGAGAT GATATCTGTAACATTTGTAGATAAGGATGGAGAGGAAAAGGATATCAAGGTCCCAGTTGGAATGTCCATGTTAGAAGCTGCtcaagaaaatgatatagaACTTGAAG GAGCATGTGAAGGCTCACTTGCCTGTTCGACATGTCATGTGATTGTGACG GACATGGAATACTACAACAAATTAGAAGACCCAACCGATGAGGAGAATGACATGTTGGATTTGGCCTTTGGGCTTACAGAAAC TTCTCGCCTGGGCTGTCAAGTGATCGCAAAGCCTGAGCTCAATGGAATGCGCTTAGCTCTTCCTGCTGCCACTCGTAATTTTGCCGTCGATGGGTATGTTCCAAAACCACACTAG
- the LOC7478301 gene encoding uncharacterized protein LOC7478301 isoform X2, translated as MSRSRLSRIGVGIVKELSREQCTALCRKSFIRRPYSACWRSQVELHPESKGHQGSIFQKHHQFSSTATSRDSADGSDPNEMISVTFVDKDGEEKDIKVPVGMSMLEAAQENDIELEGACEGSLACSTCHVIVTDMEYYNKLEDPTDEENDMLDLAFGLTETSRLGCQVIAKPELNGMRLALPAATRNFAVDGFVAPLL; from the exons ATGTCAAGGTCTAGACTTTCAAGAATTGGAGTTGGGATAGTTAAAGAGCTTTCAAGAG AACAATGTACAGCCTTGTGTAGAAAATCATTTATACGAAGGCCTTATAGTGCATGTTGGCGATCTCAG GTCGAATTACACCCAGAATCTAAGGGGCACCAGGGTAGTATATTTCAAAAGCATCATCAGTTTTCTAGCACAGCTACCAGTAGAGATTCTGCAGATGGGAGTGACCCGAATGAGAT GATATCTGTAACATTTGTAGATAAGGATGGAGAGGAAAAGGATATCAAGGTCCCAGTTGGAATGTCCATGTTAGAAGCTGCtcaagaaaatgatatagaACTTGAAG GAGCATGTGAAGGCTCACTTGCCTGTTCGACATGTCATGTGATTGTGACG GACATGGAATACTACAACAAATTAGAAGACCCAACCGATGAGGAGAATGACATGTTGGATTTGGCCTTTGGGCTTACAGAAAC TTCTCGCCTGGGCTGTCAAGTGATCGCAAAGCCTGAGCTCAATGGAATGCGCTTAGCTCTTCCTGCTGCCACTCGTAATTTTGCCGTCGATGG TTTTGTAGCTCCTTTACTGTAG